The genomic window CTGCGCGCCCGCCGCCAGGAGCTGTGGCAGAGTGCCTGGCGCCAGGTGCGCCGCAACCGCCTGGCCATGGCCGCGCTCGCCGTCATCGCGGCCTACGTGGCCGTCGCCGCCCTCGACAGCGTGTCGTGGCGCGACACCGAGCGGAATGCGGACGGGACGCCCCGCCGCACCGCCGACGGCCGCGCCGTGCTGTCGCCGCCCCTGACAATGCTCGACCGCCTGTGTACCCCGCTGCGCGTCTACGAGCGCAGCTACTCGGCCCCTCTGGCCACCCATCTGCTGATGAAGGAGATCGAGGAGGTCCGCGTGAACGGGCAGACGATCCGGCGCCAGGTGCGTCAGCCGCTCGACTACCCGCGGCGGCACCTGCTCGGCACCGACAAGACGGGCCAGGACGTGCTCTACAAGACCCTCAAGAGCGTGCGCACGGGGCTGGTCGTGGGCGGCCTCACCACGCTCATCGCCGTGCCCTTCGCGCTCCTGTTCGGCGCGCTGGCCGGCTTCTTCGGCGGGTGGATTGACGACGCGGTGCAATACGTCTACAGCACGCTGGCCTCGGTGCCGTGGGTGCTGCTGGTGGTGGCGTTCAT from Planctomycetota bacterium includes these protein-coding regions:
- a CDS encoding ABC transporter permease, which translates into the protein MAAGALAFWLRARRQELWQSAWRQVRRNRLAMAALAVIAAYVAVAALDSVSWRDTERNADGTPRRTADGRAVLSPPLTMLDRLCTPLRVYERSYSAPLATHLLMKEIEEVRVNGQTIRRQVRQPLDYPRRHLLGTDKTGQDVLYKTLKSVRTGLVVGGLTTLIAVPFALLFGALAGFFGGWIDDAVQYVYSTLASVPWVLLVVAFMLVFGQGLPQLCVVMGLTGWVSLCRVLRGETLKLREKEYVQAALALGVSKLRTIVQHVVPNLMHLVLISVVLRFSGLVLAEAVLSYIGVGVSADTYSWGTMIDQARSELGRDPVVWWSLAAAFVAMFALVLAANLFGDALRDALDPRLRVREELE